Proteins encoded together in one Benincasa hispida cultivar B227 chromosome 1, ASM972705v1, whole genome shotgun sequence window:
- the LOC120074139 gene encoding uncharacterized protein LOC120074139 isoform X5: MRASKSTGNGTEIEVSKNYQMSSSLTVSSNFEPRKSRSILPVVPSTSSCVVFRPDAIFTLLRMAYKDSTFGAICRVASRILLKLVEPITVQEASSLADDVAVSDEFSKPGSSDPISINDYSKLFGEDFEVPDDKWDLSYLSILDVGAVEEGILHILFACASQPTICSKLAQRSVDLWLALPLVQALLPVLRPPLSSPFDVVNDIFSLWKRPVVQQALSQIVATLSSPLYHPLLHACAGYLSSFSQSHAKAGCVLIDLCSSVLAPWMPRVIAKVDLVIELLEDLLGVIQSARHSLDHARAALKYILLALSGYFDDVLGNYKEVKHRILFLVEMLEPFLDPAICGSKTSIAFGDLSPVFPQKLENSCVIALNVIRSAVQKPSVLPSLEFEWRRGSVAPSVLLSVLQPHLQLPPEVDLRKSSAFKPLNPDFSVSCHLGNSSKLNALNDCDGKIDDHDTAGKSDVHEDAIPFFVPPELRCECLDNHSSCLNEGSSISSHGNVNIEPKEMVQGTNPYRFHGELILDFGINIEYFNLEADYLQLVNYRDCEAKASEFRRLALDLSSQSELTSEGHDAAIDALLLAAECYVNPYFMMSCKYNSNYLKGLKSSETTMSKHSPTTGLTRLAGKSKADLETIAHLERKRDKVVLQILLEAAELDRKYHLNLSDSESYPYNGEELDEKMIRLSSNDVQSADAVTLVRQNQALLCTFVIRLLQRKPNSMHEILMQSLLFLLHSATKLHCCPEDVIDIILASAEFLNRLLTSLYYQIKDGNLRLEPGTIHGTQRHWILLQKLVHASSGGNYRTDFTSSANNSICSGNLIPASAWMQRISKFSINQSPLARFLGWMAVSRNAKQYTMDRLFLASDLPQLTSLLHIFSDELSAVDNIYKKHDKVEIEETECRSVPLENKELGTVEQHGGQSFHVIYPDLSRFFPNMRNHFVAFGEVILEAVGLQLRSLSSNVLPDILCWFSDLCSWPFFQSDGTSHSSSHFIKGYVSKNAKCIVLHILEAIVSEHMEPMIPEIPRLVQVLVSLCGAAYCDVPFLNSVVLLLKPLISYSLQKISIEEQVLDDGSCTNFESLCFNELLNNIKENVNRDDSLEKFYNKALSIFVLASFFPDFSFQRKREILKSLTSWVDFTSSQPTSYFHDYLCSFQKVMESCRDLLLQTLKAVGGLPIDLPDLEDTSSNALLEESSKSHLGFICDIYKNPVSNSNSEKLESKNEGNNRELSVEEIGEFHKDLEVLISKLFPTIEHCWNLHHQLAKSLTVTMAECLVYSQCLSSIAKNACSTEKEEGEQAILFKQRNQFLVYLRGGLKGLAEIAIMLEEESCWEAASVVIDCLLGLPCSLHLENIVSTICSALKSVSCNAPRLSWRLQTQKWLSALLRRGISTGNGDEASLVDMFCTMLGHPEPEQRYIALQQLGNLVGIDVFDGTAAQQYSQIRNSFVSTGLEESVSETILSHLVSHTWDQVASLAASDSSLYLRTRAMALLIAYVPYASRHELQSLLSSADCIHGTKVLHPASEGPLLQLSLALISSACLHSPVEDVFLIPETVWRNIEALGSSKTEGRLGDLERKACQILCRLRNEGDEAKEVLKEVLSSSSPKPINEDFLSIRESILQVLSNMTSVQSYFDVFSQKKDQETMELEEAELELDIAQKELRQPDSSKDSNNFLGVTSSVVADSRLQQIKNSIHSIEKSKLQEEVAARRQKRHLMRQARHKYLEDAALHEAELLQELDRERTVEMEKEIERQRLLELERAKTRELRYNLDMEKERQMQRELQRELEQAESGPRPSRREFSSSSHSSRPRDRYRERDNGRASNEGNARTSASGLQSETSTTTSSSMTGVPTIVLSGVRQYSGQLPTILQSRERPDECGSSYEENVDGSKDSGDTGSVGDPELVSIFDGHSGPLGSGQRHGSRGSKSRQVIERRERDGGRREGKWERKHS; encoded by the exons ATGAGAG CATCGAAGTCTACTGGAAATGGAACGGAAATCGAAGTTTCTAAGAATTATCAGATGTCTTCATCATTGACCGTTTCTTCGAATTTTGAG CCACGGAAGTCCCGCAGTATATTACCTGTGGTCCCATCTACATCAAGCTGTGTAGTATTTCGCCCAGATGCAATCTTCACGCTTTTGAGGATGGCTTACAAAGATTCTACATTTGGTGCTATATGCAGAGTG GCTTCTAGAATACTGTTGAAGCTTGTTGAACCCATTACAGTGCAAGAAGCTTCGTCATTGGCTGATGATGTAGCTGTTTCCGATGAGTTTTCAAAACCTGGATCATCTGATCCTATCTCCATCAACGACTACTCAAAATTGTTTGGAGAAGATTTTGAAGTGCCTGATGATAAATGGGATTTGAGCTATCTTAGCATCTTGGATGTTGGTGCAGTGGAAGAAGGCATTTTGCATATTCTTTTTGCTTGTGCGTCTCAG CCCACTATTTGCAGTAAACTGGCTCAGAGGTCTGTTGACTTGTGGCTAGCTTTACCTCTTGTACAGGCATTGCTTCCAG TTCTTCGTCCTCCTTTGAGCAGTCCCTTTGATGTGGTCAATGACATCTTTTCTTTATGGAAGCGGCCAGTGGTGCAACAGGCTCTCTCTCAG ATTGTGGCAACATTGTCATCACCATTATACCATCCTCTTCTACATGCTTGTGCTGGCTACCTATCATCATTTTCTCAGTCACAT GCCAAGGCTGGATGTGTACTGATCGACTTATGTTCTTCTGTACTAGCGCCCTGGATGCCTCGTGTTATTGCAAAA GTTGATCTGGTTATTGAGCTTCTAGAAGATCTTTTGGGTGTCATCCAG AGTGCACGGCATTCCCTTGATCATGCTCGTGCTGCTTTAAAATATATTCTGCTGGCTTTATCTGGTTACTTTGACGATGTACTAGGAAACTATAAG GAAGTAAAACACAGGATTCTCTTTCTTGTGGAGATGCTAGAGCCTTTTCTTGATCCTGCCATATGTGGGTCAAAGACCTCAATAGCTTTTGGAGATCTTTCTCCTGTTTTCCCCCAAAAGCTGGAAAACAGTTGTGTGATTGCTCTCAATGTCATCCGCTCGGCAGTACAAAAGCCATCTGTTCTTCCTTCACTAGAATTTGAATGGAGGCGTGGGTCAGTTGCTCCCAG CGTGCTTCTTTCAGTTCTGCAACCTCACTTGCAGTTACCTCCTGAAGTTGACCTTCGGAAGTCCTCTGCTTTCAAGCCTCTCAACCCTGATTTTTCTGTCAGTTGTCATTTAGGAAACTCTTCAAAATTAAATGCCCTAAATGATTGTGATGGGAAGATAGATGATCATGACACGGCTGGAAAATCTGATGTCCATGAAGATGCTATCCCTTTTTTTGTCCCTCCAGAATTGCGGTGCGAATGTCTGGATAACCATTCTAGTTGTTTAAATGAAGGTAGCTCAATCTCTAGCCATGGAAATGTGAACATAGAGCCTAAAGAAATGGTTCAAGGGACCAATCCTTACCGGTTTCATGGAGAACTGATATTGGATTTTGGAATTAATATTGAGTACTTCAACTTAGAAGCAGATTATCTTCAACTTGTAAATTATCGTGACTGTGAAGCGAAGGCTTCTGAATTTCGCCGTTTAGCTCTGGATCTAAGTTCACAGAGTGAGCTTACCTCTGAGGGTCATGACGCAGCTATAGATGCATTACTCTTGGCAGCAGAGTGCTATGTGAACCCCTATTTTATGATGTCTTGCAAATACAATTCAAATTACTTAAAAGGTTTGAAAAGTAGTGAGACCACGATGTCaaaacatagtccaactacaGGGCTGACTAGACTTGCTGGCAAGAGTAAAGCTGACCTGGAAACAATAGCTCAccttgaaagaaaaagagacaAGGTTGTTCTTCAAATTTTGCTGGAGGCTGCTGAATTGGATAGAAAATACCATCTAAATTTGTCTGATTCAGAGTCTTATCCATATAATGGTGAAGAGTTAGATGAAAAAATGATTAGGTTGTCTTCCAATGACGTGCAATCTGCAGATGCTGTGACCCTAGTACGACAAAATCAAGCTCTGTTGTGTACTTTTGTCATTCGACTTTTACAGCGGAAGCCTAATTCAATGCATGAAATCCTTATGCAAAGTCTTCTATTTCTGTTGCATTCAGCCACTAAACTACATTGTTGCCCTGAAGATGTTATTGATATCATTTTAGCTTCAGCAGAGTTTTTAAATAGATTGCTAACATCTTTGTATTATCAAATCAAAGATGGAAATTTACGGTTGGAACCTGGAACAATTCATGGCACACAGCGACATTGGATACTTCTTCAGAAATTGGTTCATGCAAGTAGTGGAGGTAATTATCGGACAGACTTCACATCAAGTGCCAATAACAGTATTTGCTCTGGTAATTTGATTCCAGCTTCTGCCTGGATGCAaagaatttctaaattttctatCAACCAATCTCCTTTGGCTCGTTTCCTTGGTTGGATGGCAGTATCCCGTAATGCAAAACAGTATACGATGGACCGTCTTTTTCTTGCATCAGATTTACCACAGTTAACAAGTTTGTTGCATATATTTTCTGATGAGCTTTCTGCAGtagataatatttataaaaagcaCGATAAAGTTGAGATTGAAGAAACAGAGTGCAGGAGTGTTCCTTTGGAGAATAAAGAACTTGGAACAGTTGAACAGCATGGTGGTCAATCATTTCATGTTATCTACCCTGATCTTAGCAGATTCTTTCCTAATATGAGAAATCACTTTGTAGCTTTTGGAGAAGTCATATTAGAGGCTGTTGGATTGCAACTGAGATCACTTTCCTCCAATGTCCTGCCTGATATACTATGTTGGTTTTCTGACCTCTGTTCCTGGCCATTTTTCCAGAGTGATGGAACTTCTCATTCTAGCTCTCATTTCATTAAGGGTTATGTTTCAAAGAATGCAAAGTGCATTGTGCTGCATATTCTTGAAGCAATTGTAAGTGAACACATGGAACCGATGATTCCTGAGATCCCTCGTCTTGTGCAAGTGCTTGTTTCCCTTTGTGGAGCCGCATATTGTGATGTGCCATTTCTCAACTCTGTGGTTCTTTTGTTAAAGCCACTTATTTCATATTCTTTGCAGAAGATTTCTATTGAAGAACAAGTATTGGATGATGGTTCATGTACGAATTTTGAGTCTTTGTGCTTTAATGAACTTCTCAATAACATCAAGGAGAATGTGAATAGGGATGATTCCCTTGAAAAATTTTATAACAAAgcattgtctatctttgtactGGCATCCTTTTTTCCTGATTTCTCTTTTCAACGTAAGAGGGAAATATTGAAATCCTTAACCTCTTGGGTTGATTTTACCTCATCACAGCCAACTTCATATTTCCACGATTACTTGTGTTCATTCCAAAAAGTAATGGAAAGCTGTAGAGACTTGCTACTTCAGACTTTAAAAGCCGTTGGTGGTCTTCCGATAGATTTACCTGACCTTGAGGATACAAGCTCTAATGCACTCCTTGAAGAGAGTTCAAAATCACATCTAGGGTTTATCTGTGATATTTACAAGAACCCGGTATCTAATAGCAATTCCGAGAAGTTAGAAAGTAAGAATGAGGGAAACAATAGAGAGTTATCTGTGGAGGAAATAGGAGAATTTCATAAAGATCTAGAGGTCCTTATTTCCAAGCTTTTCCCCACTATTGAGCACTGTTGGAATCTTCATCATCAACTAGCTAAAAGTTTGACTGTGACAATGGCCGAGTGTTTGGTTTACTCGCAGTGCCTATCTTCAATAGCTAAGAATGCTTGCAGTACTGAAAAGGAAGAGGGTGAACAAGCTATACTATTTAAACAAAGAAACCAATTCCTTGTCTACTTGAGAGGCGGTCTGAAGGGATTGGCTGAAATTGCCATAATGCTTGAGGAAGAAAGTTGTTGGGAAGCTGCTTCTGTGGTTATTGATTGTCTGCTTGGTTTGCCTTGTAGTTTACACTTGGAAAACATTGTTTCTACTATTTGTTCTGCACTCAAAAGTGTTTCTTGCAACGCACCAAGGCTCAGTTGGCGCCTGCAAACCCAGAAATGGTTGTCGGCATTACTCAGAAGAGGCATCTCCACTGGCAATGGAGATGAAGCTTCTCTGGTTGATATGTTCTGCACAATGCTGGGACACCCTGAGCCCGAGCAACGATACATAGCTCTTCAGCAGTTGGGTAATTTAGTTGGCATAGATGTGTTTGATGGCACTGCTGCACAACAATATTCTCAAATTCGTAATAGTTTCGTTTCAACTGGCTTGGAGGAATCTGTTTCTGAGACTATACTCTCTCATCTGGTATCACATACATGGGATCAAGTAGCTTCTTTGGCAGCATCTGACTCATCATTATATTTGAGAACTCGTGCTATGGCACTTCTAATAGCCTATGTCCCATATGCCAGTCGACATGAGTTACAATCCTTGCTATCATCTGCTGACTGCATTCACGGCACAAAGGTTTTACATCCAGCATCTGAGGGCCCATTGCTACAGCTTTCATTGGCTCTAATTTCCTCTGCTTGCCTCCATTCCCCGGTTGAAGATGTCTTTTTGATTCCTGAAACTGTTTGGAGAAATATTGAGGCTTTGGGGTCATCAAAAACTG AGGGAAGACTTGGAGATTTGGAGAGGAAAGCCTGTCAAATCTTATGTCGATTGAGAAATGAAGGGGATGAAGCCAAAGAG GTCCTAAAAGAAGTGCTCTCTTCAAGTTCTCCAAAGCCAATCAATGAGGATTTTCTAAGCATTCGGGAGTCAATACTGCAG GTCCTTTCAAATATGACTTCTGTTCAGTCATATTTTGATGTGTTCTCTCAAAAGAAAGATCAAGAAACAATG GAACTAGAGGAGGCTGAACTGGAACTCGACATCGCTCAAAAGGAGCTCAGACAACCTGATTCATCCAAAGATTCTAACAATTTTCTGGGAGTCACTT CCTCTGTAGTAGCTGATTCACGTCTTCAGCAGATCAAAAACTCCATTCACTCCAT AGAGAAATCCAAACTCCAAGAAGAAGTAGCAGCTCGTCGACAGAAAAGACATCTTATGAGACAAGCACGACATAAATATCTAGAAGATGCTGCATTGCATGAAGCTGAACTTTTGCAAGAACTTGATAG GGAGAGAACGGTTGAAATGGAAAAGGAAATTGAAAGACAGCGCTTGCTGGAGCTCGAGCGTGCAAAAACCAGGGAGCTGCGTTATAATCTTGATATGGAGAAGGAGAGACAAATGCAG AGGGAACTTCAGCGTGAACTGGAGCAGGCTGAGTCTGGACCACGACCATCAAGACGCGAATTCTCATCCTCTTCCCATAGTAG TCGACCTCGGGACAGATATCGTGAAAGAGACAATGGCAGAGCAAGCAATGAGGGGAATGCCAGAACAAGTGCCAGTGGCTTACAGAGCGAAACTTCTACTACCACTAGTTCATCAATGACCGGAGTACCGACCATTGTGCTTTCTGGGGTGAGACAGTACTCAGGACAGTTGCCTACAATCCTACAATCTCGTGAGCGTCCAGATGAATGTGGTAGCAGTTACGAAGAAAATGTAGATGGAAGTAAAGATTCAGGTGATACAGGAAGTGTTGGTGATCCAGAATTAGTTTCGATATTTGATGGACATTCCGGTCCGCTTGGGTCTGGTCAAAGGCATGGATCGAGAGGCAGCAAATCAAGACAGGTTATTGAACGAAGGGAACGGGATGGTGGCAGACGCGAAGGTAAGTGGGAAAGAAAACATTCATGA